The following are encoded in a window of Panulirus ornatus isolate Po-2019 chromosome 6, ASM3632096v1, whole genome shotgun sequence genomic DNA:
- the LOC139748913 gene encoding uncharacterized protein, which translates to MNNEHDDYNITFTKFELNVTLTECKGASPRGDGITQEILRLAVRKVLGHPLLPRHNMISETGVLPPSWTNNIIIPPPKPNQHDDCRRVYMTTCSKDGARRLLHSIREHLSPSLFGFRYIQSILDCMVTCLTLHTQHSYTTVLDLKAAFDMASRHIVLPELAKIDTGD; encoded by the coding sequence ATGAACAACGAGCATGACGACTACAATATCACGTTCACGAAATTTGAACTTAACGTAACGCTGACTGAGTGCAAAGGTGCTTCCCCAAGAGGGGACGGCATCACACAGGAGATCCTACGGCTGGCTGTACGCAAGGTGCTCGGCCATCCTCTACTTCCACGGCACAACATGATCTCTGAGACCGGGGTTCTACCTCCCTCCTGGACGAATAACATCATCATTCCACCTCCCAAACCCAACCAACATGATGACTGTAGACGTGTGTACATGACAACGTGTAGTAAGGATGGTGCTCGTCGTCTTCTACACAGCATCAGAGAACATCTGTCTCCCAGTCTGTTTGGTTTTAGGTACATACAGAGCATACTGGACTGCATGGTCACCTGTCTAACCCTCCATACACAACATAGCTACACCACCGTCCTTGACCTTAAAGCTGCGTTCGATATGGCCAGTCGACACATAGTACTGCCTGAACTTGCTAAAATAGATACAGGAGACTGA